In the genome of Candidatus Auribacterota bacterium, the window ACGACCTGCACCTGCTCCCCCCCGCGAAGCACCGGAAGTGCGCGAAGATCGCCGGTGATACCTCGGGCAACTACCACCCGCACGGCGAACAGGTGATCTACCCGACACTCGTCCGCCTCGCGCAGGACTTCAACATGCGCTATCTGCTCGTTGAGGGCCAGGGGAATTTCGGGTCGGTTGACGGCGACCCCCCCGCCGCGATGAGGTACACCGAGGCGCGCTTGAGCCATGCCGCCGCCGCGATGCTCGAGGACCTCGACAAGCGCACCGTGGACTTCGCGCCCAACTACGATGAGACGCTCAAGGAACCCTCCATCCTCCCCGGAAAATTTCCGAACCTCCTCTGCAACGGCTCTTCAGGTATCGCAGTGGGAATGACCACCAACATCCCCCCGCACAACCTGAGGGAGATCACGGAGTCGGTCAAGCTGATGATCGCCAGACCGAACGCGGCGGTGAGCGAGATTATCAAGCTGCTCCCGGGGCCGGACTTCCCGACGGGGGGGATCATCTACGGGAGGGAGGGCATCCATTCGGCCTACACGAGGGGGAGGGGCCATATCCAGCTCCGCGGCAAGGTTGCCGTCGAGAGCCACAAGGGGGGACGGGAGTCAATTGTCATAAGCGAGATCCCCTACATGGTGAATAAGGCCAATCTCATAGAGATCATCGCCCAGCTTGTCCAGGATGGGAGGATCGAGGGTGTCAGTGATATCCGGGACGAATCGGACAAGGAGGGGATGCGTATAGTGGTGGACCTGAAGCGCGGGGGTGAGACGCAGCTCGTGCTGAATCAGCTCTACAAGCACACGCCGCTCCAGATCACCTTCGGGATCATCCTCCTCGCGCTCGACAAGGGCCAGCCGCGCATGATGGGGATGGGGCAGTTGCTCCAGTGCTACATTGACCACCGCAAGGAAGTGGTGATCAGGCGCACCAGGTACGAACTCGCGCAGGCCGAGGCACGCGCGCATATCCTCGAGGGGTTCAAGATCGCCCTCGCCCGCCTGGACGAGGTCATCGCGATTATCAAGGGGTCGAAGGACCGCGAAGACGCGCGGAAGGGACTCCTCTCGAAGTTCCCGCTGAGCGAGGTCCAGGCCAATGCGATCCTCGATCTCCGCCTGTACCAGCTGACCAATCTCGAGGTCAGCAAAATAGAGAAAGAGTACGTGGAACTGATCAAGCGGATCGCCCATCTCCGGTCCATACTCGAGAGTGAGCGCAAGGTGCTGGACATCATCGTGCAGGAGCTGGAAGGGGTCTGTGGGCAACTCGGCGACGAGAGGCGCACGGAGATAGTTGACGCGGGGGTTGAATTGAAGATTGAGGACCTTATCGCCGATGAGGCGTCGATCATCACGATCACCCATGGGGGGTACATCAAACGGGTAGTGACCACCGCCTACCGGCAGCAGCGTCGCGGGGGCAGGGGGGTGGCTGCGATGGAGACGAAGGAAGAGGACTTTGTCGAACACCTCTTCAGCGCGTCTGCCCATGACTACATTCTTTTTTTCACCGAGCGGGGGATGGTCCACTGGCTGAGGGCGTATGAGATTCCCGAGGGGTCGCGACAGTCAAAGGGGAAGGCGATCGCCAACCTTCTCAGCATTCCCTCGAGCGACAGGGTGGCCGCGCTCATGCGGGTGAGGGAATTTACCGAGGGGCGGTTCGTCATCCTGGCTACCGGGCGGGGGGTAGTCAAAAAGACGGCGCTGCCTGCGTTCAGCAGGCCCCGCAAGGGGGGGATCATTGCGATAGGTGTGGATGAGGGCGACCGCCTCATCAACGCGAAGCTGACGGAGGGACACAGCGAGGTGCTCCTCGCGACGAGTTGTGGCCAATCAATACGATTCAGCGAGGAAGATGTGCGCGAGATGGGCCGCGGCGCTCGAGGGGTGAGGGGAATCTCGCTCAAGAGCGGGGATAAAGTCGTTGCCATGGAGATTGTGGACAATACCGCCGCGCTCCTCGTCGTTGCGGAGAGGGGATTCGGGAAGCGGACTGAGTTCTCTCAATTCCGCAAGCAGTCCCGCG includes:
- the gyrA gene encoding DNA gyrase subunit A; amino-acid sequence: MIDESGKLALRDIEDEMRESYTSYAMSVIISRALPDARDGLKPSQRRIMVAMNDLHLLPPAKHRKCAKIAGDTSGNYHPHGEQVIYPTLVRLAQDFNMRYLLVEGQGNFGSVDGDPPAAMRYTEARLSHAAAAMLEDLDKRTVDFAPNYDETLKEPSILPGKFPNLLCNGSSGIAVGMTTNIPPHNLREITESVKLMIARPNAAVSEIIKLLPGPDFPTGGIIYGREGIHSAYTRGRGHIQLRGKVAVESHKGGRESIVISEIPYMVNKANLIEIIAQLVQDGRIEGVSDIRDESDKEGMRIVVDLKRGGETQLVLNQLYKHTPLQITFGIILLALDKGQPRMMGMGQLLQCYIDHRKEVVIRRTRYELAQAEARAHILEGFKIALARLDEVIAIIKGSKDREDARKGLLSKFPLSEVQANAILDLRLYQLTNLEVSKIEKEYVELIKRIAHLRSILESERKVLDIIVQELEGVCGQLGDERRTEIVDAGVELKIEDLIADEASIITITHGGYIKRVVTTAYRQQRRGGRGVAAMETKEEDFVEHLFSASAHDYILFFTERGMVHWLRAYEIPEGSRQSKGKAIANLLSIPSSDRVAALMRVREFTEGRFVILATGRGVVKKTALPAFSRPRKGGIIAIGVDEGDRLINAKLTEGHSEVLLATSCGQSIRFSEEDVREMGRGARGVRGISLKSGDKVVAMEIVDNTAALLVVAERGFGKRTEFSQFRKQSRGGKGIIAMKTGEKNGLVVSAISVRDDDELMMITANGMMVRTAVKEISTIGRATQGVRVVRLEEGDRVSSVAKVISDEGNGGASAENAAAIEGIPTGSEPSS